From a region of the Zingiber officinale cultivar Zhangliang chromosome 4B, Zo_v1.1, whole genome shotgun sequence genome:
- the LOC121977739 gene encoding copper transporter 3-like has protein sequence MAAARAAGMACSRIGFTWRGNEIFSPVWPAASTGAEAVALAAVFAAAVLIEWSHHRAVVSVAAHAGRVCGGYALMLAAMSFDVGVLAAAMSGHAMGFLTLGCRSSSRQRPPTGWASPPSSLLPCSSSGATTAPWRRWRRTPAASA, from the coding sequence ATGGCGGCGGCGAGGGCAGCAGGGATGGCGTGCTCGCGCATTGGCTTCACGTGGCGCGGCAACGAGATCTTCTCTCCGGTTTGGCCCGCCGCGTCAACGGGCGCCGAAGCGGTGGCGCTCGCCGCCGTCTTCGCTGCTGCCGTGCTCATCGAGTGGAGCCACCACCGCGCCGTGGTGTCGGTGGCGGCGCACGCTGGCCGCGTCTGCGGGGGCTACGCGCTGATGCTGGCGGCGATGTCGTTTGACGTGGGGGTGCTGGCGGCGGCGATGTCGGGCCATGCTATGGGGTTCTTGACCTTAGGTTGCCGGTCGTCGTCGCGTCAACGGCCGCCTACGGGGTGGGCCTCGCCGCCGTCTTCGCTGCTGCCGTGCTCATCGAGTGGTGCCACCACCGCGCCGTGGCGTCGGTGGCGGCGCACGCCGGCCGCGTCTGCGTAA